A genome region from Solanum pennellii chromosome 12, SPENNV200 includes the following:
- the LOC114075225 gene encoding probable serine/threonine-protein kinase clkA yields the protein NNNNNNNNNNNNNNNNNNNNNNNNNNNNNNNNNNNNNNNNNNNNNNNNNNNNNNNNNNNNNNNNNNNNNNNNNNNNNNNNNNNNNNNNNNNNNNNNNNNNNNNNNNNNNNNNNNNNNNNNNNNNNNNNNNNNNNNNNNNNNNNNNNNNNNNNNNNNNNNNNNNNNNNNNNNNNNNNNNNNNNNNNNNNNNNNNNNNNNNNNNNNNNNNNNNNNNNNNNNNNNNNNNNNNNNNNNNNNNNNNNNNNNNNNNNNNNNNNNNNNNNNNNNNNNNNNNNNNNNNNNNNNNNNNNNNNNNNNNNNINNNN from the coding sequence aataataataataataataataataataataataataataataataataataataataataataataataataataataataataataataataataataataataataataataataataataataataataataataataataataataataataataataataataataataataataataataataataataataataataataataataataataataataataataataataataataataataataataataataataataataataataataataataataataataataataataataataataataataataataataataataataataataataataataataataataataataataataataataataataataataataataataataataataataataataataataataataataataataataataataataataataataataataataataataataataataataataataataataataataataataataataataataataataataataataataataataataataataataataataataataataataataataataataataataataataataataataataataataataataataataataataataataataataataataataataataataataataataataataataataataataataataataataataataataataataataataataataataataataataataataataataataataataataataataataataataataataataataataataataataataataataataataataataataataataataataataataataataataataataataataataataataataataataataataataacattaataacaataat